Proteins encoded in a region of the Mesorhizobium sp. NBSH29 genome:
- the repB gene encoding plasmid partitioning protein RepB yields MARRDIFRNIKGAEADSQQERAPAPSYAARGASRNMLASIGELAEKAAKADHYLQGASVLELDTALVDSSFVSDRMEDDDDGSFQELVNAIREHGQETPILARPHPKQEGRYEAVFGHRRLRAARFLGRPVKAVIKPVTDVDHVIAQGQENSARENLSFIERAVFAQQLLDRSYERSTIQAALTIDAPMLTRMLSVTSRVPEALIRAIGPCKGIGRDRWLDFAQTIERPSNRTAAEVFVTSQPFVEAKSDARFDLLLAELKRTDRPRRDGSVKPAKTKWQPEDKTLSAELTDSGKMFAVSFKSKDASRFGRYLAANLDRLYGEFKQRENEER; encoded by the coding sequence ATGGCCCGTCGCGATATCTTTCGGAACATCAAGGGTGCGGAGGCCGATTCGCAGCAGGAGCGCGCACCGGCGCCGAGCTACGCTGCACGCGGAGCTTCACGAAACATGCTCGCCTCAATTGGGGAGCTAGCCGAGAAAGCGGCGAAAGCCGACCATTATCTTCAGGGCGCATCCGTTCTCGAGCTTGATACCGCCCTCGTCGATTCATCCTTCGTGTCTGATCGCATGGAAGACGACGACGACGGGTCGTTCCAAGAGCTTGTGAATGCGATCCGTGAGCATGGGCAAGAAACCCCAATTCTCGCACGGCCTCATCCGAAGCAGGAGGGTCGCTACGAGGCCGTCTTTGGACATCGCCGTCTCCGAGCGGCGCGGTTTCTCGGCCGCCCCGTAAAAGCTGTCATCAAGCCAGTCACCGACGTCGACCATGTGATCGCCCAGGGGCAGGAGAACTCTGCCCGCGAGAACCTGTCCTTCATCGAGCGTGCCGTGTTTGCACAGCAGCTTTTGGATCGGAGCTATGAACGCTCGACCATTCAGGCAGCCCTAACGATCGACGCTCCGATGTTGACGAGAATGCTATCGGTGACAAGTCGCGTGCCGGAAGCTCTCATAAGAGCGATCGGTCCATGCAAGGGAATCGGCCGAGATCGTTGGCTCGACTTCGCCCAAACGATCGAGAGGCCATCAAACCGGACGGCGGCGGAGGTGTTCGTGACCTCGCAACCCTTCGTCGAAGCAAAATCAGACGCGCGCTTCGATCTGCTGCTGGCAGAGTTGAAGCGCACCGACCGGCCGCGCCGGGACGGAAGTGTCAAACCGGCAAAGACCAAATGGCAACCGGAGGACAAAACCCTGTCCGCCGAGTTGACGGATTCCGGCAAGATGTTCGCGGTTTCCTTCAAATCGAAGGATGCCAGTCGCTTTGGCCGGTATCTCGCCGCGAACCTCGACCGGCTCTACGGCGAATTCAAGCAGCGTGAGAACGAGGAAAGATAG
- the repA gene encoding plasmid partitioning protein RepA, producing the protein MSVNLPDSKPEASFADTILQQSSEISRRLDMLRIENFPPDAQKKLRRFSLAEVADFVGVSPSYLKKLHLQGKGVEPQVTPSGRRHYTAAQIEELRTLLDRSPRRRENDKLQVIAVVNFKGGSGKTTTAAHLSQHLALKGFRVLAIDLDPQASLTALFGIQPEIDGNLSLYESLRYDENRKPISEVIRSTSFPSLDIAPANLELQEYEYETPIAMHAQDSVAGRTFYTRIGGALSEVDDRYDVVVIDCPPQLGYLTLTALAAATSVLITVHPQMLDIMSMSQFLLMLGGILKSIETANVNVSLDWFRYLVTRYEPGDIPQQEMVGLMQSMFARQMLRNPMVKSTAISDAGLTKQSLYEVERSSFVPSTYDRARESLDAVNSEIIGLILTAWGRTS; encoded by the coding sequence ATGAGCGTGAATCTCCCCGACTCGAAGCCAGAGGCATCCTTTGCTGATACCATTCTTCAGCAGAGCAGCGAGATTTCCCGTCGTCTGGACATGCTGCGGATCGAGAACTTTCCGCCCGATGCGCAAAAGAAGCTCCGGCGCTTCTCGCTCGCTGAAGTCGCAGATTTTGTTGGTGTTTCGCCGAGCTATCTGAAGAAGCTTCACCTTCAAGGGAAAGGCGTCGAACCGCAGGTGACGCCGAGCGGCAGACGCCACTACACTGCCGCGCAGATAGAGGAGTTGCGCACTCTCCTCGACCGCTCCCCGCGTCGGCGGGAGAACGACAAGTTGCAGGTCATCGCCGTCGTCAATTTCAAGGGTGGCAGCGGCAAGACCACGACCGCTGCTCACCTTTCGCAGCATCTCGCGTTGAAAGGTTTCCGGGTTCTGGCGATCGACCTCGACCCTCAAGCGTCGCTCACTGCGCTGTTCGGCATTCAGCCGGAAATCGATGGCAATCTCTCCCTGTATGAATCACTTCGCTATGACGAGAATCGCAAACCGATCTCGGAGGTTATTCGTTCGACCAGTTTTCCGTCCTTGGATATCGCTCCGGCGAATCTCGAGCTGCAGGAATACGAGTACGAGACGCCGATTGCGATGCACGCCCAAGATTCGGTCGCTGGACGAACCTTCTACACTCGTATCGGCGGTGCCCTCTCTGAGGTGGATGATCGATACGATGTCGTGGTGATCGATTGTCCTCCGCAGTTGGGCTACCTGACGCTCACAGCCCTTGCCGCTGCAACGTCGGTACTCATCACCGTTCATCCTCAGATGCTCGATATCATGTCGATGAGCCAGTTCCTGCTTATGCTCGGTGGAATTCTGAAGAGCATAGAAACTGCAAACGTCAACGTCTCCTTGGACTGGTTCCGATACCTGGTCACGCGTTACGAGCCAGGAGACATACCGCAGCAGGAAATGGTTGGGCTGATGCAGTCGATGTTCGCTCGTCAGATGCTCCGAAATCCGATGGTGAAATCAACTGCGATTTCCGACGCGGGATTGACCAAACAAAGCCTCTACGAGGTTGAGCGATCGTCTTTCGTCCCCTCGACCTACGACCGCGCACGGGAATCCTTGGATGCGGTCAACTCCGAGATCATCGGTCTCATCCTCACCGCATGGGGCAGGACGTCATGA